From a region of the Danio aesculapii chromosome 4, fDanAes4.1, whole genome shotgun sequence genome:
- the LOC130221988 gene encoding membrane-spanning 4-domains subfamily A member 8-like isoform X1 has product MSTVGAMNPPTIVIQLQQLTQTAPTVTATSSSVPVHIQHVAGVSPLQEIQGFLKSQPKALGIVQIMIGMWTLLLGTVSTVHGRFMFVSSGVPYWGSLICITAGSLSIAAESKINSPSGLCLVRASLGMNIFSAIAAGIFIIVLSVDLALQSIYGYCEDYDICDSYMSLFSGIRGVLLVFAILQLIISICLSAFACKVSCCYYPQISVVNNPLIQHPPAEIPQQHIQCPQEVPQQDIQCPQEIPQQHIQHPPAEAPPAYAAGKSL; this is encoded by the exons ATGTCGACTGTCGGAGCCATGAATCCTCCAACGATTGTCATCCAGCTTCAACAACTGACACAAACAGCACCGACTGTGACTGCGACCAGTTCTTCTGTGCCTGTTCACATCCAGCATGTTGCAGGAGTTTCACCTCTTCAAGAAATTCAGGGCTTTCTGAAAAGCCAACCAAAAGCGCTTGGG ATTGTCCAGATAATGATTGGTATGTGGACTCTCCTGTTGGGAACCGTGTCTACAGTTCATGGACGTTTCATGTTTGTCTCCAGTGGCGTTCCTTACTGGGGATCTCTCATT TGCATTACTGCAGGCTCGCTCTCCATTGCCGCTGAAAGCAAAATCAATTCACCATCTGGTTTATGTCTG GTGAGAGCTTCCCTCGGGATGAACATTTTCAGCGCTATAGCTGCGGGCATTTTCATTATTGTGCTTTCAGTGGATTTGGCTTTACAATCCATCTACGGTTACTGCGAAGACTATGATATTTGTGATAGTTATATG AGTCTCTTCTCTGGAATCAGAGGTGTGTTGCTGGTGTTCGCCATCCTTCAGCTAATCATCTCCATCTGCCTATCTGCGTTTGCCTGTAAAGTCAGCTGCTGCTATTATCCTCAG ATTTCTGTGGTCAACAACCCTTTAATTCAACACCCTCCTGCAGAAATCCCTCAACAGCACATTCAATGTCCTCAAGAAGTCCCCCAACAAGACATTCAATGTCCTCAAGAAATCCCccaacagcacattcagcatccTCCTGCAGAAGCTCCCCCAGCGTACGCCGCAGGCAAATCACTGTGA
- the LOC130221988 gene encoding high affinity immunoglobulin epsilon receptor subunit beta-like isoform X2, translating to MSTVGAMNPPTIVIQLQQLTQTAPTVTATSSSVPVHIQHVAGVSPLQEIQGFLKSQPKALGIVQIMIGMWTLLLGTVSTVHGRFMFVSSGVPYWGSLICITAGSLSIAAESKINSPSGLCLVRASLGMNIFSAIAAGIFIIVLSVDLALQSIYGYCEDYDICDSYMISVVNNPLIQHPPAEIPQQHIQCPQEVPQQDIQCPQEIPQQHIQHPPAEAPPAYAAGKSL from the exons ATGTCGACTGTCGGAGCCATGAATCCTCCAACGATTGTCATCCAGCTTCAACAACTGACACAAACAGCACCGACTGTGACTGCGACCAGTTCTTCTGTGCCTGTTCACATCCAGCATGTTGCAGGAGTTTCACCTCTTCAAGAAATTCAGGGCTTTCTGAAAAGCCAACCAAAAGCGCTTGGG ATTGTCCAGATAATGATTGGTATGTGGACTCTCCTGTTGGGAACCGTGTCTACAGTTCATGGACGTTTCATGTTTGTCTCCAGTGGCGTTCCTTACTGGGGATCTCTCATT TGCATTACTGCAGGCTCGCTCTCCATTGCCGCTGAAAGCAAAATCAATTCACCATCTGGTTTATGTCTG GTGAGAGCTTCCCTCGGGATGAACATTTTCAGCGCTATAGCTGCGGGCATTTTCATTATTGTGCTTTCAGTGGATTTGGCTTTACAATCCATCTACGGTTACTGCGAAGACTATGATATTTGTGATAGTTATATG ATTTCTGTGGTCAACAACCCTTTAATTCAACACCCTCCTGCAGAAATCCCTCAACAGCACATTCAATGTCCTCAAGAAGTCCCCCAACAAGACATTCAATGTCCTCAAGAAATCCCccaacagcacattcagcatccTCCTGCAGAAGCTCCCCCAGCGTACGCCGCAGGCAAATCACTGTGA